A single Musa acuminata AAA Group cultivar baxijiao chromosome BXJ2-1, Cavendish_Baxijiao_AAA, whole genome shotgun sequence DNA region contains:
- the LOC135598779 gene encoding uncharacterized protein LOC135598779 isoform X1, with the protein MEAEATSSTAPARLRRPRVPATDEDQVRVKRRALEVVLENCKRAMELLENAAPDCDPNDEGEAREAAVAAGEVEGSPPRSQSAADPDANAYAYADDDELCALLKLKVESPDFLEKLGSIQTSVCNNVHADDDSSWDVITAADLREDRPVDEGNDSDQDDYVLVRQEDIVDGIASFMAAYLLALKQTKDFILQELTPNQLQDALCKTFSGKKKKSKLQKAWDGSKVIYNVASWGATAIGIYQNPAIIRAASVAFWSSCRVISKLF; encoded by the exons ATGGAGGCCGAGGCCACCTCTTCCACCGCTCCGGCGAGGCTGAGGCGCCCCCGCGTGCCGGCCACGGACGAGGACCAGGTCCGCGTGAAGCGGCGGGCCCTCGAGGTGGTACTCGAGAACTGCAAAAGAGCGATGGAATTGTTGGAGAACGCGGCCCCTGATTGCGATCCCAACGACGAGGGCGAAGCACGGGAGGCGGCGGTAGCGGCTGGTGAGGTGGAGGGATCGCCACCGCGATCTCAATCTGCAGCAGATCCCGATGCCAATGCCTATGCCTATGCCGATGACGATGAG CTATGTGCACTTCTCAAGTTGAAAGTTGAATCACCAGACTTCCTTGAAAAGCTTGGAAGCATCCAGACATCTGTTTGCAATAATGTTCATG CAGATGATGATTCATCTTGGGATGTGATTACCGCCGCAGACTTGCGGGAAGATAGGCCTGTTGATGAAGGGAACGACTCAGACCAAGATGATTATGTTCTTGTCAGGCAAGAGGACATTGTGGATGGCATAGCATCCTTCATGGCTGCCTACCTACTAGCACTAAAGCAAACTAAA GATTTTATTTTGCAGGAATTAACTCCAAATCAGCTTCAAGATG CCCTATGCAAAACATTTtctggaaagaagaagaagagcaagctTCAGAAGGCATGGGATGGAAGCAAAGTCATTTACAATGTTGCTTCTTGGGGTGCAACTGCTATTGG GATATACCAGAATCCAGCAATAATCAGGGCAGCATCTGTAGCCTTCTGGTCCTCTTGTCGCGTTATATCAAAGTTGTTTTGA
- the LOC135598777 gene encoding uncharacterized protein LOC135598777, translated as MWWTFRAPSDRPSRSRGEARRSANSEICGSQREEAKAKMIDDQDLGFFANFLGIFIFILVIAYHYVMADPKYEGN; from the exons ATGTGGTGGACTTTTCGTGCTCCAAGCGATCGGCCGAGTCGAAGTCGAGGCGAGGCGAGAAGAAGCGCGAACAGCGAGATCTGTGGTTCGCAGAGGGAGGAAGCGAAGGCGAAG ATGATCGACGATCAAGACTTGGGATTCTTTGCTAATTTTCTTGGCATATTTATCTTCATTTTGGTAATTGCTTATCATTATGTGATGGCAGACCCAAAGTACGAAGGTAACTAA
- the LOC135598779 gene encoding uncharacterized protein LOC135598779 isoform X2, whose translation MEAEATSSTAPARLRRPRVPATDEDQVRVKRRALEVVLENCKRAMELLENAAPDCDPNDEGEAREAAVAAGEVEGSPPRSQSAADPDANAYAYADDDELCALLKLKVESPDFLEKLGSIQTSVCNNVHDDDSSWDVITAADLREDRPVDEGNDSDQDDYVLVRQEDIVDGIASFMAAYLLALKQTKDFILQELTPNQLQDALCKTFSGKKKKSKLQKAWDGSKVIYNVASWGATAIGIYQNPAIIRAASVAFWSSCRVISKLF comes from the exons ATGGAGGCCGAGGCCACCTCTTCCACCGCTCCGGCGAGGCTGAGGCGCCCCCGCGTGCCGGCCACGGACGAGGACCAGGTCCGCGTGAAGCGGCGGGCCCTCGAGGTGGTACTCGAGAACTGCAAAAGAGCGATGGAATTGTTGGAGAACGCGGCCCCTGATTGCGATCCCAACGACGAGGGCGAAGCACGGGAGGCGGCGGTAGCGGCTGGTGAGGTGGAGGGATCGCCACCGCGATCTCAATCTGCAGCAGATCCCGATGCCAATGCCTATGCCTATGCCGATGACGATGAG CTATGTGCACTTCTCAAGTTGAAAGTTGAATCACCAGACTTCCTTGAAAAGCTTGGAAGCATCCAGACATCTGTTTGCAATAATGTTCATG ATGATGATTCATCTTGGGATGTGATTACCGCCGCAGACTTGCGGGAAGATAGGCCTGTTGATGAAGGGAACGACTCAGACCAAGATGATTATGTTCTTGTCAGGCAAGAGGACATTGTGGATGGCATAGCATCCTTCATGGCTGCCTACCTACTAGCACTAAAGCAAACTAAA GATTTTATTTTGCAGGAATTAACTCCAAATCAGCTTCAAGATG CCCTATGCAAAACATTTtctggaaagaagaagaagagcaagctTCAGAAGGCATGGGATGGAAGCAAAGTCATTTACAATGTTGCTTCTTGGGGTGCAACTGCTATTGG GATATACCAGAATCCAGCAATAATCAGGGCAGCATCTGTAGCCTTCTGGTCCTCTTGTCGCGTTATATCAAAGTTGTTTTGA
- the LOC103991694 gene encoding CDPK-related kinase 5 produces MGICYGKLASPENHDPSLSPTPKKKEEVSTKKEGEGEPGVTVAEERASKPWTSPFFPFYSPSPAHSLFSKKSPSVASEGGGSATATPRRFFKRPFPPPSPAKHIRALLARRHGSVKPNEAAIPEDEGEEGRAVAGLDKSFGFSKGFTSKYEIGEEVGRGHFGYTCTAKLKKGESNGQQVAVKVIPKAKMTTAIAIEDVRREVKILRALTGHNNLVHFYDAYEDNDNVYIIMELCEGGELLDRILSRGGKYSEDDAKAVMVQILNVVAFCHLQGVVHRDLKPENFLFTSKDENSQLKAIDFGLSDFVKPDERLNDIVGSAYYVAPEVLHRSYSTEADVWSIGVIAYILLCGSRPFWARTESGIFRAVLKADPSFTELPWPSLSPEAKDFVKRLLSKDPRRRMTASQALCHPWTRNYNDIKVPLDILIFRLIKAYLRSSSLRKAALRALSKTLTVDELFYLKGQFALLEPNKNGCITLENIKLALMKNATDAMKESRVQEFLLSLSALQYRRMDFDEFCAAALSVHQLEGLDRWEQHARCAYELFEKDGNRAIVIEELASELGLGPSVPVHAVLHDWIRHTDGKLSFLGFVKLLHGVSSRSVQSLAKAR; encoded by the exons ATGGGTATTTGCTACGGGAAGCTCGCTTCGCCGGAGAACCATGACCCATCGTTGTCTCCGACGcccaagaagaaggaagaagtgtCGACAAAGAAGGAAGGTGAGGGGGAGCCGGGGGTGACGGTTGCGGAGGAGAGGGCATCTAAGCCCTGGACCTCTcctttcttccctttctatagccCCAGTCCTGCGCACAGCCTCTTCTCCAAGAAATCCCCCTCCGTCGCCTCTGAAGGTGGTGGGTCGGCTACGGCCACTCCGAGGAGGTTCTTCAAGAGACCGTTCCCGCCGCCGTCTCCGGCGAAGCACATCCGGGCCCTCCTCGCCCGGCGGCATGGGTCGGTGAAGCCAAACGAGGCGGCCATTCCCGAGGACGAGGGGGAGGAGGGGCGTGCAGTGGCCGGGCTGGATAAGAGCTTCGGGTTCTCTAAGGGGTTCACGAGCAAGTATGAGATCGGTGAGGAGGTTGGGCGTGGGCATTTTGGGTATACGTGCACCGCCAAGCTCAAGAAGGGCGAGAGCAACGGACAGCAGGTGGCGGTCAAGGTCATCCCGAAGGCTAAG ATGACTACTGCCATAGCTATTGAGGATGTCAGAAGAGAGGTGAAGATTTTAAGAGCCTTGACAGGGCATAACAATCTAGTCCATTTTTATGATGCCTATGAAGATAATGACAATGTTTACATAATAATGGA GTTATGTGAAGGAGGAGAGCTGCTAGATAGAATTCTTTCGAG GGGTGGAAAATACTCGGAAGATGATGCAAAGGCTGTCATGGTACAGATACTGAATGTTGTTGCATTCTGCCATCTCCAAGGAGTGGTTCACCGTGATCTTAAACCGGAG AATTTTCTTTTTACTTCCAAGGATGAGAATTCCCAGCTGAAGGCTATAGATTTTGGTTTATCAGACTTTGTAAAACCAG ATGAAAGATTGAATGACATTGTTGGTAGTGCATATTATGTTGCACCCGAAGTTTTGCATAGATCTTACAGCACAGAAGCAGATGTGTGGAGTATTGGCGTAATTGCATATATTCTTCTATGTGGCAGTCGCCCATTTTGGGCTCGAACAGAGTCTGGTATCTTTAGGGCAGTATTAAAAGCTGATCCAAGTTTTACAGAACTTCCTTGGCCTTCTCTCTCTCCTGAGGCCAAAGATTTTGTGAAGCGCTTGTTAAGTAAGGATCCACGAAGAAGAATGACGGCTTCTCAAGCTCTAT GTCATCCGTGGACTAGAAATTACAATGATATCAAAGTTCCACTAGATATCCTTATATTTCGACTAATTAAAGCTTATCTACGTTCGTCGTCTCTCCGTAAGGCTGCTTTAAGG GCTTTGTCAAAGACATTGACCGTAGATGAATTGTTTTATCTCAAGGGACAATTTGCTCTATTGGAGCCTAACAAAAATGGGTGCATAACTCTTGAAAATATCAAGTTG GCCTTGATGAAAAATGCAACTGATGCAATGAAGGAATCACGTGTTCAGGAATTTCTTCTTTCG CTCAGTGCTCTTCAATACAGAAGAATGGATTTTGATGAGTTCTGTGCAGCTGCATTAAGTGTTCATCAGCTTGAAGGTCTGGATAGATGGGAGCAACATGCCCGTTGTGCTTATGAGCTTTTTGAGAAGGACGGCAATCGGGCTATTGTAATCGAAGAACTTGCCTCG GAACTAGGCCTCGGCCCTTCTGTACCTGTACATGCTGTTCTACATGATTGGATAAGGCACACTGACGGGAAGCTAAGTTTTCTAGGATTTGTAAAGCTCTTGCATGGTGTGTCTAGTCGATCAGTCCAATCCCTGGCGAAGGCACGGTAG
- the LOC135598779 gene encoding uncharacterized protein LOC135598779 isoform X4, producing MEAEATSSTAPARLRRPRVPATDEDQVRVKRRALEVVLENCKRAMELLENAAPDCDPNDEGEAREAAVAAGEVEGSPPRSQSAADPDANAYAYADDDELCALLKLKVESPDFLEKLGSIQTSVCNNVHDDDSSWDVITAADLREDRPVDEGNDSDQDDYVLVRQEDIVDGIASFMAAYLLALKQTKELTPNQLQDALCKTFSGKKKKSKLQKAWDGSKVIYNVASWGATAIGIYQNPAIIRAASVAFWSSCRVISKLF from the exons ATGGAGGCCGAGGCCACCTCTTCCACCGCTCCGGCGAGGCTGAGGCGCCCCCGCGTGCCGGCCACGGACGAGGACCAGGTCCGCGTGAAGCGGCGGGCCCTCGAGGTGGTACTCGAGAACTGCAAAAGAGCGATGGAATTGTTGGAGAACGCGGCCCCTGATTGCGATCCCAACGACGAGGGCGAAGCACGGGAGGCGGCGGTAGCGGCTGGTGAGGTGGAGGGATCGCCACCGCGATCTCAATCTGCAGCAGATCCCGATGCCAATGCCTATGCCTATGCCGATGACGATGAG CTATGTGCACTTCTCAAGTTGAAAGTTGAATCACCAGACTTCCTTGAAAAGCTTGGAAGCATCCAGACATCTGTTTGCAATAATGTTCATG ATGATGATTCATCTTGGGATGTGATTACCGCCGCAGACTTGCGGGAAGATAGGCCTGTTGATGAAGGGAACGACTCAGACCAAGATGATTATGTTCTTGTCAGGCAAGAGGACATTGTGGATGGCATAGCATCCTTCATGGCTGCCTACCTACTAGCACTAAAGCAAACTAAA GAATTAACTCCAAATCAGCTTCAAGATG CCCTATGCAAAACATTTtctggaaagaagaagaagagcaagctTCAGAAGGCATGGGATGGAAGCAAAGTCATTTACAATGTTGCTTCTTGGGGTGCAACTGCTATTGG GATATACCAGAATCCAGCAATAATCAGGGCAGCATCTGTAGCCTTCTGGTCCTCTTGTCGCGTTATATCAAAGTTGTTTTGA
- the LOC135598778 gene encoding root phototropism protein 3-like encodes MWDPKVESCSEDRASYEESFDRDEVDDLKMDGFFLIDNSWYVTDDNPSDLLIRVGGTNFHLHQNPMVSRCGTVKGIIEDSSGGSELRVIELDDIPGGPDAFMLAAKFCYGFAIDLTPSNIAGLRCASEYLDMTEDLQEGNLAVKTEAFLSYVVFSSWKNAVAVLKSCESLSPWAENLQIVRRCSESIAWKACARPKEMKRSSSTWSSSSEERSPRSDLLQAPTHWWFEDVSTLRDDHFAKVVTAMELKGMRSDLIGAAIMNYASTCLPDLCKRAAINADGNPNAQSRDRRLIVESLVAMIPATKNCVPCTFLLQLLRTAKTLQVEPAAIVELEKRVGMQLEQANLPDLLLPSDRESEALYDIDLMQRLVEHFVDQERTEMSASEKHGYGVCSGPIRTSSKAKVAELLDGYLAEVSTDRNLPLAKFKVLARALPESARTCDDDLYRAVDSYLKVHPALAAHERMRLCQVMDCRKLSVDACAHAVKNERLPIRFAIQLLFSKQVTMTDSIAGSWIEGAHSMIPTKQRLLLQRDPRTQCSQEGSVAAAEVNKLSFELENMKAKHSELRRDMDGLHRALEEMSSSSSKPTTHSSVWARVGRKLGIRVGLSSM; translated from the exons ATGTGGGATCCCAAAGTTGAGTCATGCAGTGAAGACAGAGCTTCCTATGAAGAATCCTTCGACCGCGACGAGGTTGATGATCTCAAGATGGATGGATTCTTTCTAATAGATAACTCCTG GTATGTCACCGATGACAACCCCAGCGATCTGCTTATTAGGGTGGGAGGCACCAATTTCCATCTGCATCAG aATCCTATGGTCTCGAGGTGCGGAACGGTGAAAGGGATCATAGAGGATTCTTCAGGAGGCTCGGAGTTGAGAGTGATCGAGCTTGATGACATCCCCGGTGGCCCTGACGCGTTCATGCTGGCTGCAAAGTTCTGCTACGGCTTCGCCATCGATCTGACGCCTTCGAACATCGCCGGCCTACGGTGCGCGTCGGAGTACTTGGACATGACGGAGGACCTGCAGGAGGGGAACTTGGCGGTGAAGACAGAAGCTTTCCTCAGCTACGTGGTGTTCTCGTCCTGGAAGAACGCGGTTGCGGTCCTCAAGAGCTGCGAGAGCCTGTCTCCATGGGCTGAGAACCTGCAGATAGTGCGGCGGTGCAGCGAGTCCATCGCATGGAAAGCTTGTGCCAGGCCGAAGGAGATGAAGAGAAGCAGCTCAACGTGGAGCAGCAGCTCTGAGGAGAGAAGCCCAAGAAGCGATCTTCTGCAAGCTCCCACACACTGGTGGTTCGAAGACGTATCGACGCTGAGAGATGATCACTTTGCGAAGGTCGTGACCGCCATGGAACTTAAAGGCATGAGGTCGGACTTGATCGGCGCAGCGATCATGAACTACGCTTCAACTTGCCTCCCCGACCTCTGCAAAAGAGCAGCAATTAATGCTGATGGCAATCCAAATGCTCAAAGTCGAGATCGACGGCTCATTGTCGAGAGCCTAGTCGCCATGATTCCTGCTACCAAGAATTGCGTCCCTTGTACCTTTCTGCTCCAGCTTCTTCGAACGGCGAAAACGCTGCAGGTGGAACCTGCAGCGATCGTGGAGCTGGAGAAGCGCGTCGGAATGCAGCTGGAGCAGGCCAACCTGCCTGACCTGCTCCTTCCTTCCGATCGCGAGAGCGAGGCGTTGTACGATATCGATCTGATGCAAAGATTAGTGGAGCATTTCGTGGATCAAGAGAGAACAGAGATGTCAGCCTCAGAGAAGCATGGATATGGAGTTTGCTCCGGTCCCATCCGGACCAGCTCGAAGGCGAAGGTGGCCGAGCTCCTGGATGGTTACCTAGCAGAAGTGTCAACGGACAGGAACCTGCCGCTGGCCAAGTTCAAGGTGTTGGCTCGAGCATTGCCGGAATCGGCGAGGACCTGTGACGATGATCTCTACAGAGCAGTTGATTCATACCTCAAG GTTCATCCAGCGCTCGCCGCCCACGAACGCATgcggctttgccaggtgatggacTGCCGGAAGCTCTCCGTCGACGCCTGCGCGCACGCAGTGAAGAACGAGCGCCTCCCGATCCGATTCGCCATCCAACTGCTCTTCTCGAagcaggtcacgatgaccgactcCATTGCTGGCTCCTGGATCGAAGGAGCACATTCCATGATTCCTACGAAGCAGCGGCTCCTCCTCCAGAGAGATCCACGTACCCAGTGCTCGCAGGAGGGTTCGGTGGCAGCGGCGGAGGTCAATAAACTTAGTTTTGAGTTGGAGAACATGAAAGCCAAGCACTCCGAGCTCCGACGGGACATGGATGGGTTGCACAGGGCGTTGGAGGAGATGTCTTCGTCATCGTCGAAGCCCACAACGCACTCATCCGTGTGGGCTCGGGTGGGTAGAAAACTAGGCATCCGTGTGGGACTCTCGAGTATGTAG
- the LOC135597951 gene encoding uncharacterized protein LOC135597951: MKKPSGIRRLELGGAIEVGGDRLVIRLPEPRLLRLVARSVLLAAAVFSFTWLRAAILRLGDVGGVAVGQRALDSDATFLPSLLGDLRRRGLLRPEDNAVLLNDPIAGDRGIEVPDGSADFVFGASTGDFEQIDRILKIGGVAAVRLSPDSSDSFIPPANYRMAYVGWIGSATMVAMRKSSASGEGLKMRRLLSLPEAKKKALRGLEDALLEPPRPGQQGRQRRARYLPELTGDELDGYPRRVFVEMVAAGEAGSGEAWFKRNYPRKGRAFDVIRLEMKDDEDEAVKAEEGATASLAEWLEKNVKEEEYVVVKAEATAVEEAMAEGAIGLVDELFLECDHQSWEADEMREKVKKRVTRGRQRAYWQCLALYGKLRDAGVAVHQWWSF; this comes from the coding sequence ATGAAGAAGCCGAGCGGTATCCGACGCCTCGAACTCGGCGGCGCCATCGAAGTCGGAGGCGACCGCCTCGTGATCCGCCTGCCGGAGCCCCGCCTTCTCCGCCTGGTCGCCCGATCGGTGCTTCTTGCCGCCGCCGTCTTCTCCTTCACCTGGCTCCGAGCCGCCATCCTCCGCCTCGGCGACGTTGGTGGGGTCGCGGTAGGCCAGCGGGCCCTCGACAGCGACGCTACCTTCCTCCCTAGTCTCCTCGGCGATCTGAGGCGCCGTGGCCTGCTTCGCCCCGAGGACAACGCCGTCCTTCTGAACGATCCGATCGCTGGCGATCGAGGGATCGAGGTTCCGGACGGCTCCGCTGACTTTGTCTTCGGAGCCTCTACGGGCGATTTCGAACAAATCGATCGGATCCTCAAGATCGGCGGCGTCGCGGCTGTCAGATTGAGCCCTGATTCATCGGATTCCTTCATCCCGCCGGCGAACTACCGCATGGCTTACGTCGGCTGGATTGGTTCCGCCACCATGGTGGCGATGAGGAAGTCCTCCGCGAGTGGTGAAGGGCTGAAAATGCGGCGGCTGCTATCGCTGCCGGAGGCGAAGAAGAAAGCGCTGAGAGGGCTGGAAGATGCGCTGTTGGAGCCGCCGAGACCGGGGCAACAGGGGCGGCAGCGAAGGGCGAGATACTTGCCGGAGCTTACGGGGGACGAGCTGGATGGGTACCCACGGCGGGTATTCGTGGAAATGGTAGCGGCGGGGGAGGCGGGCAGCGGTGAGGCGTGGTTCAAGCGGAACTACCCAAGAAAGGGCCGGGCCTTCGATGTCATCCGACTGGAGATGAAAGACGACGAAGATGAGGCGGTGAAGGCGGAGGAGGGGGCGACGGCATCGCTGGCGGAGTGGCTTGAAAAGAACGTGAAGGAGGAGGAGTACGTGGTGGTGAAGGCGGAGGCGACGGCTGTGGAGGAGGCGATGGCGGAGGGGGCGATCGGGCTGGTGGACGAGCTCTTCCTGGAGTGCGATCACCAGTCGTGGGAGGCCGATGAGATGAGGGAGAAGGTGAAGAAGAGGGTGACGAGGGGCAGGCAGCGGGCTTACTGGCAGTGCCTCGCCCTCTACGGGAAGCTGAGGGACGCGGGCGTGGCAGTTCACCAGTGGTGGAGCTTCTAA
- the LOC135598776 gene encoding uncharacterized protein LOC135598776, whose translation MGIDGHGGGRGGSGSRWLEIAERLLGARDLVGCKRFAERAMEAEPLLDGVDQVLAVADVLLAGQRRINNHVDWYAVLQLLPPSASSDGSDAADIRRQYRRLALLLHHDRNRSPGADAAFRLVADAFAVLSNPDKKSLFDAEIRIAAAAAAAAASKPSPSPSPVTAEPFWTKCPTCCNVHMFAGEYLNLSLRCSTCRQPFLATELSSPPHVVPGTDMYYCSWGFFPLGFPGGPCFYGGGGIAPSDLDSEWKPFYPMFPNWGNNTNPQPRHQQPGASMHPPDRQRDWQNTGKKENINEPQWAMPAMNKKTMAEKKVEVGLKKRSLGGRNSGKGTGSSGISISGPVARLGSGMKPINLEAVDVKEAEEEEEVVRGININEEYKSLDDVHEDSNDSLSFHIDVDATNDILGNLHNLPFLKEDDIPLRTP comes from the coding sequence ATGGGCATCGACGGCCACGGCggtggaagaggaggaagcgGTTCGCGGTGGCTAGAGATCGCCGAGAGGCTTCTCGGTGCTCGGGACCTCGTCGGATGCAAGCGGTTCGCGGAGCGCGCCATGGAGGCGGAGCCCCTCCTCGACGGCGTCGATCAGGTCCTCGCCGTCGCCGACGTTCTCCTGGCCGGCCAGCGCCGCATCAACAACCACGTCGACTGGTACGCCGTCCTCCAGCTCCTGCCCCCCTCTGCCTCCTCCGATGGCTCCGATGCCGCGGACATCAGGCGTCAGTACCGCCGCCTTGCTCTCCTTCTCCACCACGACCGCAACAGGTCTCCTGGCGCCGACGCCGCGTTCAGACTCGTAGCCGACGCCTTCGCCGTCCTCTCCAACCCTGACAAGAAGAGCCTCTTCGACGCCGAGATTCGcattgctgccgctgccgccgccgcagcCGCCTCCAAGCCTTCCCCCTCTCCGTCCCCAGTCACCGCTGAACCCTTCTGGACGAAATGCCCCACCTGCTGCAACGTGCACATGTTCGCCGGGGAGTACCTGAACCTCTCCCTTCGCTGCTCCACTTGCCGCCAGCCGTTTCTCGCCACCGAGTTATCTTCCCCGCCCCATGTCGTCCCTGGGACCGACATGTACTACTGCTCCTGGGGTTTCTTCCCTCTGGGGTTCCCTGGAGGTCCGTGCTTCTACGGCGGTGGTGGCATTGCTCCTTCAGATCTTGATAGCGAATGGAAACCGTTCTACCCGATGTTTCCCAACTGGGGTAACAACACCAACCCGCAGCCGCGCCATCAGCAGCCGGGAGCATCCATGCATCCGCCGGACCGGCAGCGGGATTGGCAGAACACTGGGAAGAAGGAAAATATTAATGAGCCACAGTGGGCGATGCCAGCCATGAACAAGAAGACTATGGCAGAGAAGAAGGTCGAGGTAGGCCTAAAGAAGAGATCTTTGGGTGGTAGGAACAGTGGAAAGGGGACGGGAAGCAGTGGGATAAGTATCTCTGGTCCTGTGGCACGGTTAGGAAGTGGAATGAAGCCTATCAATCTTGAAGCAGTAGACGTAAAAGaagcagaagaggaggaagaggttgTTAGAGGAATCAATATCAACGAAGAATACAAGAGCTTAGATGACGTCCATGAAGATTCTAATGACTCATTGAGCTTTCATATAGATGTGGATGCTACTAATGACATTCTGGGCAATCTGCACAACCTTCCATTCCTAAAGGAAGATGATATTCCGTTGCGGACGCCATAG
- the LOC135598779 gene encoding uncharacterized protein LOC135598779 isoform X3 encodes MEAEATSSTAPARLRRPRVPATDEDQVRVKRRALEVVLENCKRAMELLENAAPDCDPNDEGEAREAAVAAGEVEGSPPRSQSAADPDANAYAYADDDELCALLKLKVESPDFLEKLGSIQTSVCNNVHADDDSSWDVITAADLREDRPVDEGNDSDQDDYVLVRQEDIVDGIASFMAAYLLALKQTKELTPNQLQDALCKTFSGKKKKSKLQKAWDGSKVIYNVASWGATAIGIYQNPAIIRAASVAFWSSCRVISKLF; translated from the exons ATGGAGGCCGAGGCCACCTCTTCCACCGCTCCGGCGAGGCTGAGGCGCCCCCGCGTGCCGGCCACGGACGAGGACCAGGTCCGCGTGAAGCGGCGGGCCCTCGAGGTGGTACTCGAGAACTGCAAAAGAGCGATGGAATTGTTGGAGAACGCGGCCCCTGATTGCGATCCCAACGACGAGGGCGAAGCACGGGAGGCGGCGGTAGCGGCTGGTGAGGTGGAGGGATCGCCACCGCGATCTCAATCTGCAGCAGATCCCGATGCCAATGCCTATGCCTATGCCGATGACGATGAG CTATGTGCACTTCTCAAGTTGAAAGTTGAATCACCAGACTTCCTTGAAAAGCTTGGAAGCATCCAGACATCTGTTTGCAATAATGTTCATG CAGATGATGATTCATCTTGGGATGTGATTACCGCCGCAGACTTGCGGGAAGATAGGCCTGTTGATGAAGGGAACGACTCAGACCAAGATGATTATGTTCTTGTCAGGCAAGAGGACATTGTGGATGGCATAGCATCCTTCATGGCTGCCTACCTACTAGCACTAAAGCAAACTAAA GAATTAACTCCAAATCAGCTTCAAGATG CCCTATGCAAAACATTTtctggaaagaagaagaagagcaagctTCAGAAGGCATGGGATGGAAGCAAAGTCATTTACAATGTTGCTTCTTGGGGTGCAACTGCTATTGG GATATACCAGAATCCAGCAATAATCAGGGCAGCATCTGTAGCCTTCTGGTCCTCTTGTCGCGTTATATCAAAGTTGTTTTGA